From a region of the Geothrix sp. 21YS21S-2 genome:
- a CDS encoding MoxR family ATPase, whose product MAPAHPSRPLDTLLHECRKVIVGQPQLLNRLLVALLVPGHVLLEGLPGLAKTRTVKTLAAASRMHFRRIQFTPDLLPSDVVGTLVFDPRNLTFTPKKGPIFANLLLADEINRAPSKVQSALLEAMEERQVTLGEESFPLPDPFLVLATQNPLEQEGTFPLPEAQMDRFLFKLRIDYPSLQEEGEVLRRADGREEPVLPMMSGEEILEGGVQARRVRLDEAIRNYIVRLVQATRPGHGKAWKDRELLRCGASPRASLALQASSKALAYLSGRDHVLPEDVAALAPDVLRHRLLLTYESEADGVTTDDVIKALLTATPRP is encoded by the coding sequence ATGGCCCCCGCACACCCCTCCCGCCCCCTGGATACCCTCCTGCACGAGTGCCGGAAGGTCATCGTGGGCCAGCCCCAGCTGCTGAACCGGCTCCTGGTGGCCCTGCTGGTGCCCGGGCACGTGCTGCTGGAGGGGCTTCCCGGGCTGGCCAAGACCCGGACCGTCAAGACCCTGGCGGCGGCGAGCCGCATGCACTTCCGGCGCATCCAGTTCACCCCGGACCTGCTGCCCTCGGACGTGGTGGGCACCCTGGTCTTCGACCCGAGGAACCTCACCTTCACCCCCAAGAAGGGCCCCATCTTCGCCAACCTGCTCCTTGCCGACGAGATCAACCGGGCCCCCAGCAAGGTGCAGTCGGCCCTCCTGGAGGCCATGGAGGAGCGCCAGGTCACCCTCGGGGAGGAGAGCTTCCCCCTGCCGGACCCCTTCCTGGTCCTGGCCACCCAGAACCCCCTGGAGCAGGAGGGCACCTTCCCGCTGCCCGAGGCCCAGATGGACCGGTTCCTCTTCAAGCTCCGCATCGACTACCCCAGCCTCCAGGAGGAGGGGGAGGTGCTCCGCCGCGCCGATGGGCGCGAGGAGCCCGTGCTGCCCATGATGAGCGGCGAGGAGATCCTTGAAGGGGGGGTCCAGGCCCGCAGGGTCCGGCTGGACGAGGCCATCCGGAACTACATCGTGCGCCTGGTCCAGGCCACCCGCCCCGGCCACGGCAAGGCCTGGAAGGACCGGGAGCTGCTCCGCTGCGGCGCCTCCCCCCGGGCTTCCCTGGCCCTCCAGGCCTCCTCCAAGGCCCTGGCCTACCTTTCCGGGCGGGACCACGTGCTCCCCGAGGACGTGGCGGCCCTCGCCCCGGACGTCCTGAGGCACCGGCTCCTGCTCACCTACGAGAGCGAGGCCGACGGGGTGACCACGGACGATGTCATCAAGGCCCTGTTGACGGCCACTCCGAGACCCTGA
- the prfA gene encoding peptide chain release factor 1 encodes MLDQLESLDAKYQEIEAQLQDPAVVSDMKRLRELTKLRSELEPVVEAWHLQRTRLRQLEEAEQILADRTQDADLREMAGMEIPELKEAIQAGEAALRSLLVPKDPKDERNVILEVRAGTGGEEAALFAAEIFRMYVRFAERRGYRVSVLSESEADQGGLREVVAEVEGAGAYSLFRFESGVHRVQRVPKTETQGRIHTSACTVAVMPEADEVDIDVRKEDLRIDTFCSGGKGGQSVNTTYSAVRLTHLPTNTVVQCQDERSQLKNMAKAMTVLRSRLLEKAQAEVDQAEASLRKTQVGSGDRSEKIRTYNFPQGRVTDHRVNVTIHQLDAFMQGMIEPILEPLRAAHEAERLQQLEA; translated from the coding sequence ATGCTCGACCAGCTTGAATCCCTCGATGCCAAGTACCAGGAGATCGAAGCCCAGCTCCAGGACCCCGCCGTCGTCAGCGACATGAAGCGGCTGCGGGAGCTCACCAAGCTGCGCTCGGAACTGGAGCCCGTGGTGGAGGCCTGGCACCTCCAGCGCACCCGGCTCCGCCAGCTGGAGGAGGCCGAGCAGATACTCGCCGACAGGACCCAGGACGCGGACCTGCGCGAAATGGCGGGCATGGAGATCCCCGAGCTCAAGGAGGCCATCCAGGCCGGGGAGGCCGCCCTGCGGAGCCTGCTGGTGCCCAAGGACCCCAAGGACGAGCGCAACGTCATCCTGGAGGTGCGGGCCGGCACCGGGGGGGAGGAGGCCGCCCTGTTCGCCGCGGAGATCTTCCGGATGTACGTGCGCTTCGCGGAGCGCCGGGGGTACCGGGTGTCGGTGCTCAGCGAGAGCGAGGCCGACCAGGGCGGGCTGCGGGAGGTCGTCGCCGAGGTCGAAGGGGCCGGGGCCTACTCCCTGTTCCGGTTCGAGAGCGGCGTCCACCGGGTGCAGCGGGTGCCCAAGACCGAGACCCAGGGCCGCATCCACACCTCAGCCTGCACCGTGGCGGTCATGCCCGAGGCCGACGAGGTCGACATCGACGTCAGGAAGGAGGACCTGCGCATCGACACCTTCTGCTCGGGCGGCAAGGGCGGCCAGAGCGTGAACACCACCTACTCCGCCGTGCGCCTCACCCACCTGCCCACCAACACCGTGGTGCAGTGCCAGGACGAGCGCAGCCAGCTCAAGAACATGGCCAAGGCCATGACCGTGCTGCGAAGCCGCCTCCTGGAGAAGGCCCAGGCCGAGGTGGACCAGGCCGAGGCCAGCCTGCGCAAGACGCAGGTGGGTTCCGGGGACCGGAGCGAGAAGATCCGCACCTACAACTTCCCCCAGGGCCGGGTCACCGACCACCGGGTGAACGTCACCATCCACCAGCTGGACGCGTTCATGCAGGGCATGATCGAGCCCATCCTCGAACCCCTGCGCGCGGCCCACGAGGCGGAACGGCTCCAGCAACTGGAGGCCTGA
- the rpmE gene encoding 50S ribosomal protein L31 → MKDKIHPQLFDVNVHCACGSEFVTRSTKKELRVEVCSACHPFFTGKQKLMDTAGRVEKFNRKYAKKEVAAPVAEAAPEAEAPAEANQ, encoded by the coding sequence ATGAAGGACAAGATCCATCCCCAGCTTTTCGACGTGAACGTCCACTGCGCGTGCGGCAGCGAGTTCGTCACCCGTTCCACCAAGAAGGAGCTCCGGGTCGAAGTCTGCTCGGCCTGCCACCCCTTCTTCACCGGCAAGCAGAAGCTCATGGACACCGCCGGCCGGGTGGAAAAGTTCAACCGCAAGTATGCCAAGAAGGAAGTGGCGGCCCCCGTGGCCGAGGCCGCTCCCGAGGCGGAAGCTCCGGCCGAAGCCAACCAGTAG
- a CDS encoding PadR family transcriptional regulator, translating to MDRELLKGSTPLLLLSLLTDGPMYGYQIIETVKQRTDGSYTLKEGALYPALHKLEAAEFITSYWQTQPNGRDRRYYAIQPAGASFLAAKKQEWGQFVAMVDGFVGPRP from the coding sequence ATGGACCGTGAACTGCTAAAGGGGAGCACTCCGCTTCTTCTGCTGTCTCTGCTCACGGACGGCCCTATGTACGGGTACCAGATCATCGAGACGGTCAAACAAAGGACCGACGGCAGCTACACCCTCAAGGAGGGCGCGCTCTACCCTGCCCTGCACAAGCTCGAGGCGGCCGAGTTCATCACGTCCTACTGGCAGACCCAGCCCAACGGCCGGGACCGCCGCTACTACGCCATCCAGCCTGCCGGCGCGTCCTTCCTGGCCGCCAAGAAGCAGGAATGGGGGCAGTTCGTGGCCATGGTGGACGGCTTCGTGGGACCCCGGCCGTGA
- a CDS encoding ABC transporter permease, with protein sequence MIWYLFVPLAPYLLWLLWAAAFHPLPLTYNWRSIWQRWAGTLSTVGAIAIVVMVFVVVLSMAQGVSKAYVRSGREDQVIIMRQNARVEMMSSVSLAQARLILTHPLIAHDEVGPLATEDIIVSKQVALADGSGAMSVTVRGTTPAGIRMRSQVRMLRGRWFNPGLSEAVVPQKMLNRYTGVEWGRSIDMAGRSWKVVGVFDGDGSVFDSEIWTEVGDLRQAFRRYGNDSSMAVRLRSAADVPAFVRDMEQDVRLKLEAKPEPAYFADLGDAGRPMQVLGQIITLILTVGAVFAAMNTMYATVAGRTPEIGTLRALGFRRREILASFQWEAILLTALGGLLGAGLSLLFNGIRTGTVNMNTWSDVSYAFAVTPDLMAQGVGFSILMGVAGGFLPAWRASRIPVTEAMRA encoded by the coding sequence GTGATCTGGTACCTCTTCGTCCCCCTCGCCCCGTACCTGCTGTGGCTGCTGTGGGCCGCGGCCTTCCACCCGCTGCCCTTGACCTACAACTGGCGCTCCATCTGGCAGCGGTGGGCGGGCACGCTCTCCACGGTCGGGGCCATCGCCATCGTCGTGATGGTCTTCGTGGTGGTGCTGTCCATGGCCCAGGGCGTCTCGAAGGCCTACGTGCGCAGCGGCCGCGAGGACCAGGTGATCATCATGCGCCAGAACGCGCGGGTGGAGATGATGAGCTCGGTGAGCCTGGCCCAGGCCCGGCTCATCCTCACCCACCCCCTCATCGCCCATGACGAGGTGGGGCCCCTGGCCACCGAGGACATCATCGTCAGCAAGCAGGTGGCCCTGGCCGACGGGTCCGGGGCCATGAGCGTGACGGTGCGGGGCACCACCCCGGCCGGGATCCGCATGCGCAGCCAGGTGCGGATGCTCAGGGGCCGCTGGTTCAACCCCGGCCTTTCCGAGGCCGTGGTCCCCCAGAAGATGCTGAACCGGTACACCGGGGTGGAATGGGGCCGGAGCATCGACATGGCCGGGAGGAGCTGGAAGGTCGTGGGGGTCTTCGACGGGGACGGCAGCGTCTTCGACTCGGAGATCTGGACCGAGGTGGGCGACCTGCGCCAGGCCTTCCGCCGCTACGGCAATGACTCATCCATGGCCGTGCGCCTGCGCAGCGCGGCGGACGTGCCCGCCTTCGTCCGGGACATGGAGCAGGACGTGCGCCTCAAGCTGGAGGCCAAGCCCGAGCCCGCCTATTTCGCGGACCTGGGCGACGCGGGCCGGCCCATGCAGGTGCTCGGCCAGATCATCACCCTGATCCTCACCGTGGGCGCGGTGTTCGCGGCCATGAACACGATGTACGCCACCGTGGCCGGACGCACGCCCGAGATCGGCACCCTCCGGGCCCTGGGCTTCCGCCGCCGGGAGATCCTGGCCAGCTTCCAGTGGGAGGCGATCCTCCTCACGGCCCTGGGGGGCCTGCTGGGCGCCGGGCTCTCCCTGCTCTTCAACGGCATCCGCACCGGCACCGTGAACATGAACACCTGGTCCGACGTGAGCTACGCCTTCGCCGTGACCCCGGACCTCATGGCCCAGGGCGTGGGCTTCAGCATCCTGATGGGGGTGGCGGGAGGCTTCCTGCCGGCCTGGCGGGCCAGCCGCATCCCCGTGACCGAGGCCATGAGGGCTTGA
- a CDS encoding FtsX-like permease family protein: MKFLTLVLRSLFRSKRRTFLTVLSLSVSVFLIALLQSLLGTMDSLSTSTASGTRFVVQDKASFTNVIPQAYANFLRQQPEVERFTSFQWFGGEYKDPKNFFANFGVDPEPYLQVYREEANLPSIPLDQVRDFLRDGNGCIVGRTLADKFGWKLGDVVPLKSPIFNLTLRLNIRIIFTGLRKSDEMFLAFNIKQLQEAVPWMKGRVGAFTVRAKNPADIPKLCERIDRHFANSAQETLSITENAFNLNMMKMLGDYSTMVHSISAAVLVAILIVTANTMAMAIRERTTQISTMRALGFRSGQILSLLMAEGLLLSLLGSALGIAMAMGVASAAAKVAGQILPWMADFIITPETLLLCVLITLALGLLSTFIPAYRASRRPITEGLRAL, from the coding sequence ATGAAGTTCCTCACCCTGGTGCTGCGCTCCCTGTTCCGCTCCAAGCGGAGGACCTTCCTGACGGTGCTGAGCCTGTCGGTGTCGGTGTTTCTCATCGCGCTGCTGCAGAGCCTGCTGGGCACCATGGACTCCCTCTCCACGTCCACCGCCAGCGGCACGCGCTTCGTGGTGCAGGACAAGGCCTCCTTCACCAACGTGATCCCCCAGGCCTACGCCAACTTCCTGCGCCAGCAGCCCGAGGTGGAGCGGTTCACCTCCTTCCAGTGGTTCGGAGGCGAGTACAAGGACCCCAAGAACTTCTTCGCCAACTTCGGCGTGGACCCCGAGCCCTACCTCCAGGTGTACCGCGAGGAGGCCAACCTCCCCAGCATCCCCCTGGACCAGGTGCGGGACTTCCTGCGGGACGGCAACGGGTGCATCGTGGGCAGGACCCTGGCCGACAAGTTCGGCTGGAAGCTGGGCGACGTGGTGCCCCTGAAGAGCCCCATCTTCAACCTCACCCTGCGCCTGAACATCCGCATCATCTTCACGGGGCTGCGCAAGTCCGACGAGATGTTCCTGGCCTTCAACATCAAGCAGCTGCAGGAGGCGGTGCCGTGGATGAAGGGCCGGGTGGGCGCCTTCACCGTGCGCGCCAAGAACCCCGCCGACATCCCGAAGCTCTGCGAGCGCATCGACCGCCACTTCGCCAACAGCGCCCAGGAGACCCTCTCCATCACCGAGAACGCGTTCAACCTGAACATGATGAAGATGCTCGGGGACTACTCCACCATGGTCCACTCCATCTCCGCGGCGGTGCTGGTGGCCATCCTCATCGTCACCGCCAACACCATGGCCATGGCCATCCGGGAGCGCACCACCCAGATCTCGACCATGCGGGCCCTGGGCTTCCGGTCCGGGCAGATCCTTTCGCTGCTCATGGCCGAAGGCCTCCTCCTCTCCCTCCTGGGCAGCGCCCTGGGCATCGCCATGGCCATGGGGGTGGCTTCGGCCGCGGCGAAGGTGGCGGGCCAGATACTCCCGTGGATGGCCGACTTCATCATCACGCCCGAGACGCTTCTCCTTTGCGTGCTGATCACGCTCGCCCTGGGGCTGCTCTCCACCTTCATCCCCGCCTACCGCGCCAGCCGCAGGCCCATCACCGAAGGGCTGAGGGCCCTGTGA
- a CDS encoding ABC transporter ATP-binding protein, translating into MDDVSVRLRNLAKSYWRGTLEIPVLTGIDLDIPKGGYYALMGPSGSGKTTLLNLIAGIDRPSGGELEVCGHALNGLNDDELAGWRSRNVGFIFQNYNLVPVLNAYENVELPLLLQDLGRAERRERVLHALSLVNLTDRMHNYPRQLSGGQEQRVAIARAIVHDPELIVADEPTGALDAKNAEEALILLEHLNQELGKTIVLVTHDPKAASHARFQIHLEKGVLDRTVEVHDRPALPRLLT; encoded by the coding sequence ATGGACGACGTCAGCGTCAGGCTGCGCAACCTGGCCAAGAGCTACTGGCGGGGGACCCTCGAGATCCCCGTTCTCACGGGCATCGACCTGGACATCCCCAAGGGGGGCTACTACGCCCTCATGGGCCCCAGCGGCTCGGGCAAGACCACGCTCCTCAACCTCATCGCCGGCATCGACCGGCCCTCGGGCGGGGAGCTGGAGGTGTGCGGCCACGCCCTCAACGGGCTGAACGACGACGAACTGGCCGGGTGGCGCAGCCGGAACGTGGGCTTCATCTTCCAGAACTACAACCTGGTGCCGGTGCTCAACGCCTACGAGAACGTCGAGCTGCCCCTGCTCCTGCAGGACCTGGGCCGGGCCGAGCGGCGCGAGCGGGTGCTCCACGCCCTGTCCCTGGTCAACCTCACGGACCGCATGCACAACTACCCCCGCCAGCTCTCCGGCGGCCAGGAGCAGCGGGTGGCCATCGCCCGCGCCATCGTGCACGACCCCGAGCTGATCGTCGCCGACGAGCCCACCGGGGCCCTGGACGCGAAGAACGCCGAGGAGGCCCTCATCCTCCTGGAGCACCTGAACCAGGAACTGGGCAAGACCATCGTGCTGGTCACCCACGACCCCAAGGCCGCCAGCCACGCGCGCTTCCAGATCCACCTGGAGAAGGGCGTCCTGGACCGCACGGTGGAGGTGCACGACCGCCCCGCCCTTCCCCGCCTCCTGACATGA
- a CDS encoding efflux RND transporter periplasmic adaptor subunit, which produces MSKPVFKKRFPWGWLLLGGLAAVVVFGIISARNAPLKLAVTAPTVYQAGERNPVLTASGYLVARHRATLSAKVPGRIEWLGVEEGSRVSKGQVIARLEAPDLQASRDQIDAQLKQAVLDRDRGEALARDGVLDRASLDKLRTACLTLKAQLAYQDALLENMVLRAPFTGTVTQKLSEVGETVSPGSAGGANAINAVAVLADFDSLELEVEVNETGLPRLRKGMPAEIRVDALDAEPGAKPLRGTLREIYPSSNRQKATVLVRVALVDRHPILVPDMGAKITFMGDPFPAQTLFLGREQIVRRQGRTFVWTVDGGRAALRPVELGAENPVGFVARGIPADLPLLVVPQEVKLEEGKRVIPRER; this is translated from the coding sequence ATGTCCAAACCGGTGTTCAAGAAACGCTTCCCCTGGGGCTGGCTGCTCCTGGGCGGCCTGGCGGCGGTGGTGGTGTTCGGCATCATCTCCGCCCGGAACGCCCCGCTGAAGCTGGCGGTGACGGCACCCACGGTGTACCAGGCCGGCGAACGAAATCCGGTGCTCACGGCAAGCGGCTACCTGGTGGCCCGGCACCGGGCCACCCTCTCGGCCAAGGTTCCCGGGCGCATCGAATGGCTGGGGGTGGAAGAGGGCAGCCGGGTGAGCAAGGGACAGGTCATCGCCCGGCTGGAGGCGCCGGACCTGCAGGCCTCCCGCGACCAGATCGACGCCCAGCTCAAGCAGGCCGTCCTGGACCGGGACCGGGGCGAGGCCCTGGCCAGGGACGGGGTGCTGGACCGGGCCTCGCTGGACAAGCTGCGCACCGCCTGCCTCACCCTCAAGGCCCAGCTGGCCTACCAGGACGCCCTGCTGGAGAACATGGTGCTGCGCGCCCCCTTCACGGGCACCGTCACCCAGAAGCTCTCCGAAGTGGGCGAGACCGTGAGCCCGGGCAGCGCGGGCGGCGCCAACGCCATCAACGCCGTGGCCGTCCTGGCCGACTTCGACAGCCTGGAGCTGGAGGTGGAGGTGAACGAGACCGGCCTGCCCAGGCTCCGCAAGGGCATGCCCGCCGAGATCCGCGTGGACGCCCTGGACGCCGAGCCCGGGGCGAAGCCCCTGCGGGGCACCCTGCGGGAGATCTACCCCTCCTCCAACCGCCAGAAGGCCACCGTCCTGGTGCGCGTGGCCCTGGTGGACCGGCACCCCATCCTGGTGCCCGACATGGGCGCCAAGATCACCTTCATGGGCGATCCCTTCCCCGCCCAGACCCTCTTCCTGGGCCGGGAGCAGATCGTGCGCCGGCAGGGGAGGACGTTCGTGTGGACCGTGGACGGAGGCCGCGCCGCGCTCCGCCCCGTGGAACTGGGGGCGGAGAATCCCGTGGGCTTCGTGGCCAGGGGCATCCCCGCCGACCTCCCGCTCCTGGTGGTGCCCCAGGAGGTCAAGCTGGAGGAGGGCAAGCGCGTCATCCCCCGGGAGCGCTGA
- a CDS encoding DNA-3-methyladenine glycosylase, translating into MPRPGSLIPASFYLRAVDVVARDLLGRHLRLGPVTLRVTEVEAYGGPGDSASHARSGRTPRNAPMWEAGGRAYVYFCYGMHHMLNVVTGPPDRAEAVLIRSCEPVEGLETVLERRRHLKGPALLTGPGKVAQALGVDLAFTGRLFYEPGGLELLAGTPPAAILAGPRVGVDFAAPEDRDRPWRFAAAGTPWVSRRRSLG; encoded by the coding sequence ATGCCACGCCCTGGGAGCCTGATCCCCGCCTCCTTCTATCTGCGCGCCGTGGACGTCGTGGCCCGGGACCTCCTGGGCCGGCACCTGCGCCTGGGCCCGGTGACCCTGCGCGTCACCGAGGTGGAGGCCTACGGCGGGCCGGGGGACTCGGCCAGCCACGCCCGCTCCGGCCGGACCCCCCGCAACGCCCCCATGTGGGAGGCCGGGGGGCGGGCGTATGTCTACTTCTGCTATGGCATGCACCACATGCTCAACGTCGTCACCGGCCCCCCGGACCGGGCCGAGGCCGTGCTCATCCGCAGCTGCGAGCCGGTGGAGGGGCTGGAGACGGTCCTGGAGCGGAGGCGGCACCTGAAGGGCCCCGCCCTCCTCACGGGCCCCGGCAAGGTGGCCCAGGCCCTGGGCGTGGATCTGGCCTTCACGGGCCGGCTCTTCTACGAGCCGGGGGGCCTGGAGCTGCTGGCGGGGACGCCGCCCGCGGCCATCCTCGCAGGCCCCCGGGTGGGGGTGGACTTCGCCGCCCCGGAGGACCGGGACCGGCCCTGGCGGTTCGCGGCCGCGGGCACCCCTTGGGTGAGCCGGCGGAGGAGCCTCGGGTGA
- the guaD gene encoding guanine deaminase, which produces MLYRAHLLSPDAPARLKEFVDGGLLVDEAGRIVDLGAFEALEAAHPGAEVMDLRPHWILPGLIDLHSHLPQFECVALDGLELLPWLETHIFPAESRFRDPEVAGRAARDYFRSQLALGTTTSVVYLTVHQEAADRAFREAERCGIRGVLGKVMMDRHTPESLLEDTETSLRQSEELCQTWHGRDGGRLGYAFTPRFAPVCSRELMTGLAKAADRHGAYIQTHISESVGEIERVRELFPEAADYTGVYAAAGMLGPRTLLGHGIHLSRSERDAIREAGATVVHCPRSNEFIKSGIMPLRRWLSEGLSVGLATDVGGGPRLDMWGEMAAACNASKTRWAVARLQGLRLDAVEGLDPALRARLAEALDLEPDEPVTPVEAFHLATLHGARALGLEARTGSLDPGKDADFIVVDPRRVDPAPVRASEPAAEVLSRLLYRSDPTMIRATYVRGRRCHALGA; this is translated from the coding sequence GTGCTGTACCGCGCTCACCTGCTGAGCCCCGACGCCCCTGCGCGCCTGAAGGAGTTTGTCGACGGCGGGCTGCTCGTGGACGAGGCGGGGCGCATCGTCGACCTGGGGGCCTTCGAGGCCCTGGAGGCGGCCCATCCGGGCGCCGAGGTGATGGACCTGCGGCCCCACTGGATCCTGCCGGGACTCATCGACCTGCATTCCCACCTGCCCCAGTTCGAGTGCGTGGCCCTGGACGGGCTGGAGCTGCTGCCCTGGCTGGAGACCCACATCTTCCCGGCCGAGTCCCGGTTCCGGGACCCGGAGGTGGCGGGCCGGGCCGCGCGGGACTACTTCCGCAGCCAGCTGGCCCTGGGCACCACCACCTCGGTGGTCTACCTCACGGTGCACCAGGAGGCCGCCGACCGCGCCTTCCGGGAGGCCGAGCGCTGCGGCATCCGCGGCGTGCTGGGCAAGGTGATGATGGACCGGCACACGCCCGAGTCGCTGCTGGAGGACACGGAGACCTCCCTGCGCCAGAGCGAGGAGCTGTGCCAGACCTGGCACGGCCGGGACGGCGGGCGCCTGGGCTACGCCTTCACGCCCCGCTTCGCGCCGGTGTGCTCCCGGGAGCTCATGACGGGCCTGGCGAAGGCCGCGGACCGCCACGGCGCCTACATCCAGACCCACATCAGCGAGAGCGTCGGGGAGATCGAGCGGGTGCGGGAGCTGTTCCCGGAGGCGGCGGACTACACCGGCGTCTACGCGGCCGCGGGCATGCTGGGGCCCCGGACCCTCCTGGGCCACGGCATCCACCTCTCCCGCTCCGAGCGGGACGCGATCCGGGAGGCCGGCGCCACCGTCGTGCACTGCCCCCGCTCCAACGAGTTCATCAAGAGCGGCATCATGCCCCTGCGCCGCTGGCTCTCCGAGGGCCTCTCCGTGGGCCTGGCCACGGACGTGGGCGGCGGCCCCAGGCTCGACATGTGGGGCGAGATGGCGGCGGCCTGCAACGCCTCCAAGACCCGGTGGGCCGTGGCGCGGCTCCAGGGCCTGCGCCTGGACGCGGTGGAGGGGCTCGACCCCGCCCTGCGAGCGCGCCTCGCCGAGGCCCTGGACCTGGAGCCCGACGAACCGGTCACGCCCGTGGAGGCCTTCCACCTGGCCACCCTCCACGGCGCCAGGGCCCTGGGCCTGGAGGCCCGGACCGGCAGCCTGGACCCCGGCAAGGACGCGGACTTCATCGTTGTGGACCCCCGGCGGGTCGACCCGGCCCCGGTCCGCGCCTCGGAACCCGCCGCCGAGGTGCTCTCCCGGCTCCTGTACCGCTCCGACCCCACCATGATCCGCGCCACCTACGTGCGGGGCCGCCGATGCCACGCCCTGGGAGCCTGA